In Bacillus thuringiensis, the DNA window TGTTCAGTAAGGTAAATTGATTGGATATAGTAGAATTAATTGCACTTTATAAATATCAATACAGAAATTCACTATTCAGAAAGACTTTTTATAATCCCTTTCTTCTTTCCTAAAAGATTTTCTCCAACTCATTATTTTCGGTATATTTACCAAAAATTGGATAATATTTTCTATTTTCATAACGAATCACAATTAGTTAGATCACAGGAAGCTTAGCAATAATATTTTTAATACCCCTTTTGATTTTCCCCTTTCTATACATTTTTTCACCTAGAACGTATAAATACTCTATATTTTTATATTCGATAGCATCTAAATATTCCTTTGAAAAGTAGTCCCTAGAACCCTCGTTATGCAAATCTATTACCTTTTCATTCGAAACATACTTTTCTATTAATTCTCTAATGTGCATTTCACGAAGGTTGCTATTAAATAAATTATATAGACATGTTTTAAATGTATTTAGCAACATTATACTAATTCCATTGTATTGCTTTTGTTGAGTATCTAAATAATATTTATTAATAACTTCTTTTTGTATTTGATAGCCATTGACCATATCCTCAAATAAATACGGCATATATTTACTTGTTAGTCCACCCATCCTATAATAATATAAAGCCTGATCAATAATTGTTATCCTATTTGATTTTATAAACATTTCCAAATTATAAAAGAGATCGTCACCCAGAAAATGTATTTTATTTAAATACTCCCCACAACTTTCGAGTATCTCCCTTTTATATAGCTTTGCATATAACGAAGATGGGAATGGGTGTCCCCAAAAGTATGCTACCACCAATTCTTTCCTTATTTCCTCCTTATCATAAATTCTATTATTATCGAAGTATTCACTTTTATTTTTTTTCTTAATCAACACACCGTTACCTAAAACTTTATACGTATTACAAACTGTAATATCTGCAGAACTTTCAACAGATTGTTTATATAATATTTCAACCATTCTTCTGTCAATCCAGTCATCTGCATCTACAAACATGACATAATTAGAACTCGAAGCTTCTATGCCTTTTTTTCGAGTTGTAATACTCCCCTCATTTTTTTTATTTATTACAATGATTCTTTTATCTTGTCTTTCATATTTCCTACATATATTCAAACTACTATCTGAGGATCCATCATTCACCAAAATCAATTCCAAATCCTCAAATGTCTGATTAAGAATAGAATGTATACATTTATCAAGTTTTTTCTCTGCATTATAAATAGGTATTACTATACTTACCTGACTCATAAACTTCACCTCCCTTTGTAGATATCATCTTCACTATTTTCTCTCCATTATCTAACATTTCAAGTGGTGAGATTCAAAAACTTATTCATAAATAGGTCTTACTTGAATTTTTATGTGCTAATCGTCTAGATATTATTTTAATGGTAAGTGTTTTGAATATATCAATTAAATATTCAAACTCTTTAGTTTTTCTGAAAACCAATAAGAAAATTGCATTTGGAATAACTAAACATAAAACGCTACGTATTACCATATTAATGACCATAGAATTATTAAAGATATTGCCCAAAATATCCGTTATTATAACAGCAACTAATACCAGTACTATAAACAAACCATATCTGGCAAAATATAATTTCACTGATTTTTTGAAAACTAAGTTATATATAATATAAGGATCGTACCAGAAGTAAGTACACAATCTACTGATGATGGTTCCAAAAAACACACCTGCAATTCCTATGTGTTTCGCGAGAATTATAGAAACTATAATATTTATAACAGCCGCTATAATAGGTCTATATTTTCCTTTTTTAAATAAACCAGTGGTTTCTCTAAAAGTTGTGGCCGCATTTTGCATTCCAGCAGTAAAAAAATTTAGTATTATGGCAAAAACTATATATTTATCAAACACATAATTTTCACCTAACCATAAAGTTATAAATGGATTCATTAAATTCCAAAGACAAACCGTACAAAATCCATATATCCAAAAATTAGTGAAATTAATTACACGAAAAATAAAATATTTTTTTTCTGCATCTTCTTTAACATTTAAATTTCCGACACTGGCAGTAATAGAATAAAAAAAATACCCTAACAAGGTATTTAATGTGTTTAAAATCAACAAATAATTCGAATACATACCAACCCAAATAATTCCAACGAATTTAGAGATAACAATATTATCAGTTCCGTTAATTACTACACCACTAATTTTGTATAATAATAACGCATATAAATTTTCAAAAAATATCTTCCTATCCTCTTTGGATAGTTTTGCATTATTTTTCTCTTTTAAATATGGATATAATTTATTTGCCGTATTTGCAATATATATATTTTCAATTACTCTTAATGCTAATTGAACTATTAGCACCATAATATAATTACCTGTAGCTACCAATAAAAAAACTTGTAAAGAGTGAGATATGATTGTGAATATACTGTGTATTTTAGATATAATATGATTACGTTGATCAGCGATAATAATTGATTGCTTATACACAAAATAATATGATGAAACTGAACTTACTAAAAATAAGAGATAGATAATGTTAATATTTTCAATTGCAGTATGCGCATTCGTTATATAAGGAAGAAATGGTAATAGTGCTAATCCTATCAATAAAACTATTAATCCTATTAATCTGTATGCTTTTTGGTATAAGTTCATTAATGCCTGTATTTTATAAATATCCTTTTCAGCTAAAGGCCTGTATAAACTATAAATTATAGCAGTATCAAAACCCAAATTAGCTAGCGAAAACATAATTAATATACTTGTAAAAAGTCCATCCACCCCTAAATATTCTATGCCAAGTATATAAATAAAAACAGTTCTAACAATAAACCCCATACCAATACTAATTATTTGTCCAGACAAACCGAATAATATATTTTTCAGGGAATTTTGTATCCTCATAATAATACCTTCTATTTTTAATTGTTTTGTTTAAGTATTGCATTTACTTTAATACGAATCTTTCTTTTTAAAATAGGAAAAAATTTTGTTACTCTATATTTTAGTAATGCTCTTCTTCGCTGCGCTTTAAAATCATAATCTAAAAACCAATCTAGTAAATCTTGATCTAATATATAAGTGTAGTTTTGCTTCATCCGAACTTGAATTAGATTCCAATACATATCAATAAACGTATTTGTAAAAAACTTCACCTCATTATTTAAAGATGTTTTGACGTACTGAAAAAGATTATTTGGGATATTGAATCCATATTCACGCGGATCTTTTCCTTCAGCAATAATTCCCATAATAGTTCTTAAACATTTTTCACATTTACAACAATTTTCTTCATTTTTAAAACATACCCTGATATTAACCGACTCCTTATTAGTTGAATAATGATCAACAACCACTTTAACCTTATCCTGCCTAGTAAGTTCGTATCCATCGTGAAAAACCTCACCCGATGCATATTTTATTTCGTTGTCCACTGTTGGATCAGATGCACAAGTAACTTGATATAAAGGGGAATTAGAACTTGCAATATATATGCATTTTATCTTAAGTTTGAAAGCTATAGGAATAGCTGCAGATATTATTGCTAATCCATGGTGTAATCCATGCCACCATGTATCTTCTAATTTATTTCTAAAGTCATGATCAACATTCCCCGCAATTATAAAAGTACCATAATTAGATTGTATAAGAATGTTTTCTAATCCATTATCTTTTGCAAAATTTATAACATTCTCTTTATCTGCATCCCACACATTACTGCTCTCTATACCATCTTCATGCCATCCATATTCAGTAACCAATAACGGCTTTTTATCCTTTATTCTTATAAAAGTAGTAAGTGCATCAAGACCTCCACTAAATAGAGATGCTGCCTCTAGTCTAGGAATATAAGTATTGTCAACAATTTTATCTACAACAATAGAACCCATAAATTTGACATTAGGAAACATGTTTTGATATGCATTCTTTATATTATTTAGACAGACATAAAAGGATTGATCTAATTCTTTTATCACTATCGTTGAATCAGTAATCCATATAAGAGGGACTACATTTGCAACAAATGGAATAGCTAAAATGCTATTTGGAATATCAGATAAATCATAGTTGTATTCAAGAAACATATGATTACTTGTCTTAAAATACTTTTGTAAATCCCCCTTGATACTAAAAAAGTAATCAACTCTGTTATGTTTTACGATAATTTTATCAAGAATTATACTATTCATTTTTTCCTCCTTATAAATCGCCTCATTTACCATAGAATTTTGGTTGATTGGAGAATTGTTTTAACCATAGATTTACCACATCAAAATCTACCTTAACATCTGTTATTATTTCTGAATTAATCATTTTTTCAAGATTAATAAAGTCAGCTCTATCGATTAAATTTAAATTATATGTCTCGCCCATCCCCTGGGCTCTTTCATCTATTGAAATAATTATTGTACGTTTTTTATGTCGCATTGCAAATATACCGCCATGTAAACGCGTTCCGATATAATCCACCTCTGTATTAAGTATTTTTTCGTATTCTTCTATAGTAGGTGGCACAATTTTTATCCCTTGTATATCTTTTAATTTTTTAAAATATTCAAAATCCCCTGCATCTTGTATCCAAAAATAAACATTTTTATAATTTCTATTAAGTACATCTATCAATAATTGATCCTTTGCAAAATCCTTAGAATGATGAGTAAGTGTAAAAACTACTGAGTCTGATTTTTTTGTTGGGATTTCCTTGCAAAACTCAGGTGTAAGGGACCATAATGTTGCACAGCCTGTATTTAAAGCTTTAAAACCCATTTCTTCTAAAAACCTTTTCGTTCTTTCGTCCCTAACACTATGTATATATTCATGTGATAGCACTTTCTTATATAACAACTTTGTATATTTATTTATCCTATTTCCTTTCCCTGCACCAACACCAACTAGAATACTCCCTTTTAAAGGACCACAATTAAACATATTAATATTCCATTGAGGAAAATGAGTAAGCATATCCATCACTAGCAAGTTTGAACCGCCTACAAACTTATATTTAGCATTACTATAAATCTGTACTCGATGTGATTTTCTTGCTACTTGATACCAATGAAACGGTGAAACATGGGTGGGTAATGTTAAAACATATGCATTTTTAGTTATATCAGATAGCTGGTACTTTACACACTTCATTATTATGTCATCGC includes these proteins:
- a CDS encoding glycosyltransferase family 2 protein yields the protein MSQVSIVIPIYNAEKKLDKCIHSILNQTFEDLELILVNDGSSDSSLNICRKYERQDKRIIVINKKNEGSITTRKKGIEASSSNYVMFVDADDWIDRRMVEILYKQSVESSADITVCNTYKVLGNGVLIKKKNKSEYFDNNRIYDKEEIRKELVVAYFWGHPFPSSLYAKLYKREILESCGEYLNKIHFLGDDLFYNLEMFIKSNRITIIDQALYYYRMGGLTSKYMPYLFEDMVNGYQIQKEVINKYYLDTQQKQYNGISIMLLNTFKTCLYNLFNSNLREMHIRELIEKYVSNEKVIDLHNEGSRDYFSKEYLDAIEYKNIEYLYVLGEKMYRKGKIKRGIKNIIAKLPVI
- a CDS encoding polysaccharide pyruvyl transferase family protein — its product is MDNVLVLDTSVGSLNKGDDIIMKCVKYQLSDITKNAYVLTLPTHVSPFHWYQVARKSHRVQIYSNAKYKFVGGSNLLVMDMLTHFPQWNINMFNCGPLKGSILVGVGAGKGNRINKYTKLLYKKVLSHEYIHSVRDERTKRFLEEMGFKALNTGCATLWSLTPEFCKEIPTKKSDSVVFTLTHHSKDFAKDQLLIDVLNRNYKNVYFWIQDAGDFEYFKKLKDIQGIKIVPPTIEEYEKILNTEVDYIGTRLHGGIFAMRHKKRTIIISIDERAQGMGETYNLNLIDRADFINLEKMINSEIITDVKVDFDVVNLWLKQFSNQPKFYGK
- a CDS encoding lipopolysaccharide biosynthesis protein codes for the protein MRIQNSLKNILFGLSGQIISIGMGFIVRTVFIYILGIEYLGVDGLFTSILIMFSLANLGFDTAIIYSLYRPLAEKDIYKIQALMNLYQKAYRLIGLIVLLIGLALLPFLPYITNAHTAIENINIIYLLFLVSSVSSYYFVYKQSIIIADQRNHIISKIHSIFTIISHSLQVFLLVATGNYIMVLIVQLALRVIENIYIANTANKLYPYLKEKNNAKLSKEDRKIFFENLYALLLYKISGVVINGTDNIVISKFVGIIWVGMYSNYLLILNTLNTLLGYFFYSITASVGNLNVKEDAEKKYFIFRVINFTNFWIYGFCTVCLWNLMNPFITLWLGENYVFDKYIVFAIILNFFTAGMQNAATTFRETTGLFKKGKYRPIIAAVINIIVSIILAKHIGIAGVFFGTIISRLCTYFWYDPYIIYNLVFKKSVKLYFARYGLFIVLVLVAVIITDILGNIFNNSMVINMVIRSVLCLVIPNAIFLLVFRKTKEFEYLIDIFKTLTIKIISRRLAHKNSSKTYL
- a CDS encoding peptidase, which encodes MNSIILDKIIVKHNRVDYFFSIKGDLQKYFKTSNHMFLEYNYDLSDIPNSILAIPFVANVVPLIWITDSTIVIKELDQSFYVCLNNIKNAYQNMFPNVKFMGSIVVDKIVDNTYIPRLEAASLFSGGLDALTTFIRIKDKKPLLVTEYGWHEDGIESSNVWDADKENVINFAKDNGLENILIQSNYGTFIIAGNVDHDFRNKLEDTWWHGLHHGLAIISAAIPIAFKLKIKCIYIASSNSPLYQVTCASDPTVDNEIKYASGEVFHDGYELTRQDKVKVVVDHYSTNKESVNIRVCFKNEENCCKCEKCLRTIMGIIAEGKDPREYGFNIPNNLFQYVKTSLNNEVKFFTNTFIDMYWNLIQVRMKQNYTYILDQDLLDWFLDYDFKAQRRRALLKYRVTKFFPILKRKIRIKVNAILKQNN